In Bacillaceae bacterium S4-13-56, the sequence CAACTAATTCCTTTAAAACCCACCCAGTATTTCCGTTTTTTAATTCAATTTCCACCCATTCGCCTTCTGAGGAAAGAACTTTAAACTGTTCCGAGTGGTTGACCTGTTGAATGGTTTCAAAATTTAGCCCTGGGCCAGAACGAACATTTAATACGTCAACTTGGATAACCACTTCATCGGCAAGAATGAACGATCCCCATCCCAATATAAGGATGAAAAAAGAAAAAAGAACGGAAATCTTGCGAAATATTTTCTTCAAGAATGATCCCCCTGTCTTAAAAGCTCACAGTTCTTATTCTACACATTTTTCTACATTTTTCTATAATAATTCATTTCTGTGTGTAACAAAAATGGCAAATGGGCAAGCTAGAAAAAAATAGGAAAGGGGAGTAGAAATGAGAGAGAGTGCTAAATCAGCAATATCAGCAAAAGAAGGAAAGGATATATTTGGAGTGAATTTCCATCGCTTTCTGCAAGTTCAGGATGATTTTGGCGGAATTGAAATGGCCCAGGAATTTGGTGTTTCTTTAGGAGATATAAAAAAACTTCGTGATAAATCAAATCGTGCTTGACAAGTTCTTCATTCGACATTATGATTATTAACAATTCAAAAGAACATTCGAACCGGTGACGGAAAAAAGTAAAATGAACCATGTGGTCAGAGAGAGGATACCATTGGCTGGAAGTATCATCCCATTATTTCATTTGAAAGACATTCCTTAGGTTTCACACTGAACGTTACTTCAAGTAGGTGTTGGACGTATGCAGGCGTTAACTGTCAAAGTTGGAAGCAAATAAATTTGCTTCAATCAGGGTGGCAACGCGGGAATCAACTCTCGTCCCTATTGATGGTCTTAGGATCGATCAGTAGGGGCGGGAGTTTTTTAATTGATAAGGAACCGTTCGCAATATAAGGGAGGCATGAAAATGAGTAGTAAAGGACCGAGGGGAACTCAAGATATCTTACCAGGCCAGGTTGAAAAGTGGCAATATATTGAAGGTAAGTTATATGACCTGTGTAAATCCTTTCATTATAAGGAAGTAAGAACTCCGATTTTTGAGCACACGGAACTCTTTCAGCGAGGGGTTGGAGATTCTACAGATATTGTTCAAAAGGAAATGTATACTTTTGAAGATCGCGGTGGAAGAAGCTTAACGCTACGACCTGAAGGAACAGCATCAGTTGTCAGATCCTATGTAGAACACAAACTGTTCGGCTCTGCAAATCAACCAGTTAAATTGTTTTATTTTGGGCCCATGTTTCGATATGAAAGACCCCAACAAGGAAGAATGCGTCAATTTGTCCAATTTGGAATTGAAGTTTTAGGAAGTAATGATCCTGCAGTAGACGCAGAGGTTATTTCTCTGGCTATGCAAAGCTATCGAAGCCTGGGGCTCCAATCTTTAAAGCTAGTTATTAATAGTCTTGGAGACAAGGATAGCCGTCAAAATCATCGTGAAGCACTTGTGCAACATTTTGACCCTTATAGAGAAGAATTGTGCTCTGATTGCCAAGTTCGATTAAAACAAAATCCGTTGCGTATTCTTGATTGTAAGAAAGACCGTAACCATCCTGCAATGAAGGATGCACCATCAATCCTAGACTTTTTAAATGAGGAATCTTCAGCTTACTTTGAGAGAGTAAAAAGGTATTTAGATGCTATGGGGATCTCCTATGATGTGGATCCTAACTTGGTTAGAGGATTGGACTATTATAATCATACGGCTTTTGAAATTATGAGTGAAGCAGAAGGTTTTGGGGCCATTACTACACTTAGTGGTGGTGGTAGATACAATGGCCTAGTTCAAGACTTAGGAGGACCTGAAACCCCTGGAATTGGATTTGCCTTAAGTATTGAACGTCTTCTAATGGCACTTGAAGCCGAAGGCATTGAGTTACCAGTTGAGGATCAGTTGGATTGTTTTGTTGTTGCAATGGGAGACCAACCTAGAGAGGTAGCCTCACAGGTGGTCTTTGACTTACGTAAATCCGGGATTCAAGTCGATCAGGATTATTTGGGCAAAAAAATAAAGAGTCAATTTAAAACAGCTGATCGATTAAAAGCTAAGTTTGTCCTTATGCTAGGAGAAAGTGAAATGGAGCAGGGTGTTGTTTCGGTAAAGGAAATGGGAACAGGTGATCAACAATCGGTTGCTCTTTCAGAAATCGAGAACTTTTTATTGGGAAAACTAAAGGGAGGTAGTTCATCATGAGTAGCCGAACGCAGTGTGGTAAGGTTCATATGGAGCAGGAAGGACATGAAGTTACGTTAAAGGGTTGGGTTCAAAAGAGAAGAGATCTTGGTGGGCTTATTTTTATCGATCTACGTGATCGTTCTGGGATTGTTCAGGTTGTATTTAATCCTACTGTATCGGGGCAGGCCCTTTCTACAGCAGAAAAAGTCCGAAGTGAGTATGTAATTGAGGTAAAAGGTAAGGTTGTGAATCGAGATCCTTCCACCATTAACCCAAATCTTGCTACAGGGGAAATGGAAGTCGTAGCTGAAGAGATATCTATTTTAAATGCTTCTAAAAATCCACCTTTTCTCATTCAAGATGACACCGACGTTGCAGAGGATCTACGTTTAAAATATCGATATTTAGATCTTAGAAGAAAACCATTGCAGGAAACCTTTATCTTAAGGCATAAAATAGCACAAGCCATTCGTAA encodes:
- the hisS gene encoding histidine--tRNA ligase encodes the protein MSSKGPRGTQDILPGQVEKWQYIEGKLYDLCKSFHYKEVRTPIFEHTELFQRGVGDSTDIVQKEMYTFEDRGGRSLTLRPEGTASVVRSYVEHKLFGSANQPVKLFYFGPMFRYERPQQGRMRQFVQFGIEVLGSNDPAVDAEVISLAMQSYRSLGLQSLKLVINSLGDKDSRQNHREALVQHFDPYREELCSDCQVRLKQNPLRILDCKKDRNHPAMKDAPSILDFLNEESSAYFERVKRYLDAMGISYDVDPNLVRGLDYYNHTAFEIMSEAEGFGAITTLSGGGRYNGLVQDLGGPETPGIGFALSIERLLMALEAEGIELPVEDQLDCFVVAMGDQPREVASQVVFDLRKSGIQVDQDYLGKKIKSQFKTADRLKAKFVLMLGESEMEQGVVSVKEMGTGDQQSVALSEIENFLLGKLKGGSSS